The following are encoded together in the Bradyrhizobium genosp. L genome:
- a CDS encoding lytic murein transglycosylase encodes MTFLRALAFGLLLVSLAVVSPARAADAAFTQFIASLWPEAQAAGVSRETFDRETRGLEPDYKLPDLILPGRPKTGAPAQAEFVQVPADYIKEASIARLAETGQKLLQKYRASLDAIEKRFGVPAPIVLAIWGRETDYGRYALPYDTLRVVATQAYVGRRKDQYRTEFVLALKILGEGVVKRKELTSSWAGATGYTQFLPSEYYKHGVDLDGDGRVDIWHSVPDALASAAQQLVNKGWQPGVRWAYEVTAPANADCTTGVPEVTKPISQWLRAGFMPVRGQKLSAAEQAQSASLLQPEGIYGPAFLTTPNYFVIKEYNFSDLYVLFVGHLADRMTSPLPFATPWSASKQLRSADVEAMQRQLTKIGLYKDKLDGKAGMQTRAALGAYQKQAHLKVDCWPSDAVLKAMNSAH; translated from the coding sequence TTGACATTCCTCCGCGCGCTCGCCTTCGGGCTCCTGCTTGTATCCTTGGCCGTCGTCTCGCCCGCCCGCGCAGCGGATGCCGCCTTCACCCAGTTTATCGCATCGCTTTGGCCGGAGGCGCAGGCGGCGGGCGTGTCGCGCGAGACCTTCGATCGCGAGACGCGCGGACTCGAACCCGACTACAAGTTGCCCGACTTGATCCTGCCGGGGCGGCCGAAGACCGGCGCGCCGGCGCAGGCCGAGTTCGTGCAGGTGCCGGCCGACTACATCAAGGAAGCCTCGATCGCGCGGCTCGCCGAGACAGGGCAGAAGCTCCTGCAGAAATATCGCGCCTCGCTCGATGCAATCGAAAAGCGCTTTGGCGTGCCGGCCCCGATCGTGCTAGCGATCTGGGGCCGCGAGACCGACTACGGCCGCTATGCGCTGCCCTATGACACGCTGCGCGTGGTGGCAACGCAGGCCTATGTCGGCCGCCGCAAGGATCAGTACCGCACCGAATTCGTTCTCGCGCTGAAAATCCTTGGCGAGGGGGTGGTGAAGCGCAAGGAGCTAACCTCGTCCTGGGCCGGCGCGACCGGCTACACCCAGTTCCTGCCGTCGGAATATTACAAGCACGGCGTCGACCTCGATGGCGACGGCCGTGTCGACATCTGGCATTCGGTGCCGGATGCGCTCGCCTCCGCCGCACAGCAGCTCGTCAACAAGGGCTGGCAGCCGGGCGTACGCTGGGCCTACGAAGTCACGGCGCCGGCCAATGCCGATTGCACGACGGGCGTGCCCGAAGTGACAAAACCGATCAGCCAGTGGCTGCGTGCGGGTTTCATGCCGGTGCGCGGACAAAAGCTCAGTGCCGCCGAGCAGGCGCAATCAGCCTCGCTGCTGCAGCCCGAGGGCATCTACGGCCCCGCCTTCCTGACCACGCCGAACTACTTCGTGATCAAGGAGTACAATTTCTCCGATCTCTATGTGCTGTTCGTCGGCCATCTCGCTGACCGCATGACGAGCCCGCTGCCGTTCGCGACGCCATGGTCGGCCTCGAAGCAGCTGCGCTCCGCCGACGTCGAGGCGATGCAGCGGCAGCTGACCAAGATCGGGCTCTACAAGGACAAGCTCGACGGCAAGGCCGGCATGCAGACCCGCGCCGCGCTCGGCGCCTACCAGAAGCAGGCCCACCTGAAGGTCGATTGCTGGCCGAGCGATGCGGTGCTGAAGGCGATGAACTCAGCCCATTAA
- a CDS encoding (2Fe-2S)-binding protein yields the protein MIVCSCNVLSDHDVRNAVSTGGPVTRNAKQVYGCLGCNAECGRCARTIKAIIDEALGPCAKACCSGCPHSHPHAANEDTGPAEFGLAAC from the coding sequence ATGATTGTCTGTTCCTGTAACGTCCTCAGCGATCACGATGTCCGCAATGCCGTGAGCACCGGCGGACCGGTGACGCGCAATGCCAAGCAGGTCTATGGCTGCCTCGGCTGCAACGCCGAATGTGGCCGCTGCGCGCGCACGATCAAGGCGATCATCGACGAGGCGCTCGGTCCCTGCGCCAAGGCCTGTTGCTCGGGCTGCCCGCACAGCCATCCGCACGCTGCCAACGAGGACACCGGACCGGCCGAATTCGGCTTGGCGGCCTGCTGA